A section of the Petrimonas sulfuriphila genome encodes:
- a CDS encoding SusC/RagA family TonB-linked outer membrane protein: protein MKSKNLFPTKGFFTLLLSVFAFSISAQNVTVSGTVTDDTGLEVIGATVIVAGDASRGTVTDFDGKYTLNNVPSNGSLQISYVGMVTQTIPVNGRTTIDVVLTSDSELLDEVVVTALGIKRDKKALGYAIQEVKGDDIIAAREVNVANALSGKVSGLQVIRSGNGPGGSSKIVIRGNNSVTNLNQPLIVVDGVPMDNFTGAKNNDYWNPSADMGNGLSDINPEDIESMSVLKGASAAALYGSRAGNGVILITTKTGRKNDGLGITVSSSVSAETIFMNPKLQSTYGQGSDGAYDALSSSSWGPEITGQEYTKWNGEKARMTVYDNLNAYFNKPGINLTDNIAFSQQYNNVSVYTSLGRTDDWSKIPGADLSRTNMTARATTKFGANDRWSTDTKVQYVKTNAQNRPVGGRNASNPFFTMYAFPRSLDILDFSNPVDDAGKMVWYQKTSPQINPYWLSKYRLSNDVRERFLMSGTLKYQFTEWLTGEIRGGTDMYFTQYDNKTYGGSPLTDTGRYSFGQDKFFENNYTALFTAQKDNVFGNWGLGGSLGGNLMHRKKTGISGGPDELLVRDLFTFGNAKNNVNAEREYNEKKINSVFGTAQLNYGGYFFLDGTFRNDWSSTLHPDNRSFFYPSISTSLVISDMINTQGKGMPSWFTYAKVRASFAQVGNDLDPYQLYNTYWIGKDPENNATAGTNNTLFDPGVRSELISSWEAGTELRFFNNRLGFDFAWYKSNARRQLLNLPMDPLSGYGSRKINAGNIQNQGIELMINARPVETKDFAWNMQANISTNRNTIVELTDDVKLYSLGGYDNLQVYATAGGNYGEIYGSKFKRVTDKNSPHYGKLIVDANGLPNGTPEKEKVGDQQADMLIGVTNSFQYKGLSFSFLIDSRIGGEMFSGTNFYLQGAGTAAITAPGGKRDEFIVDGVYLDANNQYQVNTTKVTQQEYWNRVTGDTGNLGISEANIYNATNIRVRNVQLNYDFNRTLLKNTPFTRLRMGVSVNNALMIKSYLNGVDPESVFAIGTNAVGFENTAPPTSRTYLFNVTFGF, encoded by the coding sequence ATGAAAAGTAAAAATCTTTTTCCGACAAAAGGCTTTTTTACACTCCTGTTGAGTGTATTTGCCTTTTCTATTTCTGCTCAAAACGTAACCGTAAGTGGTACTGTAACGGACGACACGGGGCTTGAAGTCATCGGCGCAACAGTAATTGTCGCTGGCGATGCAAGTCGTGGAACCGTAACGGATTTCGACGGCAAGTATACATTAAACAATGTGCCATCCAACGGTTCGTTGCAGATCAGCTATGTGGGAATGGTCACTCAAACCATTCCGGTTAATGGGCGTACAACCATTGACGTAGTACTCACATCCGACAGTGAATTACTGGACGAAGTAGTCGTGACGGCGTTGGGGATCAAAAGAGATAAAAAAGCTCTCGGCTACGCTATTCAAGAGGTAAAAGGGGATGACATTATCGCTGCTCGTGAAGTAAACGTAGCAAACGCATTATCCGGAAAAGTATCCGGGTTGCAGGTAATACGCTCCGGTAACGGACCCGGCGGTTCTTCTAAAATTGTAATTCGAGGTAATAATTCCGTTACTAATCTCAATCAACCGTTAATTGTAGTTGACGGCGTTCCCATGGATAACTTCACAGGAGCAAAGAATAACGACTATTGGAATCCAAGCGCAGATATGGGTAACGGTTTATCGGATATTAACCCCGAGGATATAGAAAGCATGTCTGTACTGAAAGGCGCATCCGCTGCTGCCTTATATGGTTCAAGAGCCGGAAACGGAGTCATCTTGATTACCACAAAAACCGGACGTAAAAACGACGGATTGGGAATTACCGTTTCATCTTCGGTCTCTGCGGAAACCATTTTTATGAATCCCAAACTGCAAAGCACATACGGACAAGGCTCTGATGGAGCTTACGATGCGTTGTCTTCTAGCAGCTGGGGACCGGAGATTACCGGACAGGAATACACAAAATGGAACGGGGAGAAAGCCAGAATGACGGTTTACGACAACTTAAACGCTTACTTCAACAAACCGGGGATTAACCTTACAGACAACATTGCCTTTTCACAGCAGTACAATAATGTCTCTGTTTACACTTCGTTAGGCAGGACCGATGATTGGAGCAAGATACCTGGGGCTGATCTAAGCAGGACCAATATGACCGCTCGCGCAACAACAAAATTCGGAGCGAACGACAGGTGGAGTACCGATACTAAGGTTCAGTATGTCAAAACGAATGCTCAGAACCGCCCGGTCGGAGGAAGAAATGCATCGAATCCGTTCTTTACCATGTACGCTTTCCCTCGTTCATTGGATATCCTAGACTTCAGTAATCCCGTAGATGATGCCGGAAAAATGGTTTGGTACCAAAAAACCAGTCCGCAGATAAATCCCTACTGGTTGAGTAAATACAGGCTCAGCAACGATGTCAGGGAGCGTTTTCTAATGTCGGGGACGCTTAAGTATCAGTTTACAGAATGGCTGACCGGAGAGATCAGAGGGGGTACAGATATGTATTTCACCCAATACGATAACAAAACATACGGAGGAAGCCCTCTAACCGATACCGGACGATACAGTTTCGGACAGGATAAATTCTTCGAGAACAACTATACGGCATTATTCACGGCTCAAAAAGACAATGTATTCGGCAATTGGGGATTAGGCGGTTCTTTGGGGGGCAACCTCATGCATAGGAAAAAAACCGGCATCAGCGGTGGTCCCGATGAACTGCTCGTTCGAGATCTTTTCACGTTTGGAAATGCAAAAAACAACGTCAATGCCGAAAGGGAATACAATGAAAAGAAAATCAACTCCGTTTTCGGAACGGCACAGTTGAATTACGGCGGCTATTTCTTCCTGGACGGTACATTCCGCAACGACTGGTCTTCAACCTTACACCCTGATAATAGATCATTTTTTTACCCATCGATCAGTACATCACTCGTAATCAGCGACATGATCAATACTCAAGGAAAAGGAATGCCGTCTTGGTTTACGTACGCAAAAGTACGAGCTTCGTTTGCTCAGGTTGGTAACGATCTTGATCCTTATCAACTTTATAATACCTACTGGATTGGTAAAGACCCTGAAAATAATGCAACGGCGGGTACCAATAACACATTATTTGACCCGGGCGTTCGTAGTGAGCTTATCTCTTCATGGGAAGCAGGTACAGAACTACGTTTTTTCAATAACCGCCTGGGATTTGATTTTGCCTGGTACAAATCAAATGCTCGTCGTCAATTGCTGAATTTACCCATGGACCCGTTAAGTGGATACGGTTCAAGGAAAATCAATGCAGGAAACATTCAGAACCAAGGTATCGAGTTGATGATCAATGCTCGTCCCGTTGAAACAAAAGATTTCGCATGGAACATGCAAGCCAACATTTCAACCAACAGAAATACCATCGTAGAACTAACCGATGATGTTAAACTTTATTCTTTAGGCGGATATGACAACTTGCAGGTCTATGCAACCGCAGGAGGCAATTACGGCGAAATCTACGGTTCAAAATTCAAACGGGTAACCGATAAAAACAGTCCGCATTATGGTAAACTCATCGTTGATGCTAACGGACTCCCGAATGGAACCCCTGAAAAAGAAAAAGTTGGGGATCAACAAGCCGACATGTTAATTGGTGTCACAAACTCATTCCAATACAAAGGGCTCTCCTTCAGCTTCTTGATTGACTCCCGCATTGGAGGTGAAATGTTTTCAGGAACAAATTTCTATTTACAAGGTGCTGGAACTGCTGCCATAACAGCTCCAGGAGGAAAACGCGATGAATTTATCGTGGACGGTGTTTATCTTGATGCCAACAATCAATATCAGGTAAATACGACCAAAGTGACCCAACAGGAATACTGGAACAGGGTTACGGGCGATACCGGAAACCTGGGTATTTCAGAAGCTAATATTTACAACGCTACCAACATTCGCGTACGCAACGTGCAGCTGAATTATGATTTTAACCGTACCCTGTTAAAGAATACTCCTTTTACTCGTTTAAGAATGGGAGTTTCTGTAAACAATGCCTTAATGATTAAAAGCTATTTAAACGGTGTAGATCCCGAATCGGTATTTGCTATTGGAACAAATGCCGTAGGATTTGAGAATACGGCTCCGCCTACTTCGCGTACCTATTTGTTTAATGTAACTTTTGGTTTCTAA
- a CDS encoding outer-membrane lipoprotein carrier protein LolA → MKKYILAIAALLTVSTGFAQPAANARNILDKAYSTYENSNGIKMTFNITTTDENGTAYQPQKGTARVKGNKFKIEMPTIDTWFDGKTQWVLMKDLNEVNISHPSNEEIASISPLALLSMYKTGFTLDTPASGIINGKNAFVINMSPTGSKSDFKKISVGIDKKTNSVLQVDITLKNGMRNKIDINDYNTNYNFTDTEFIFNKDQHKGVEVVDLR, encoded by the coding sequence ATGAAAAAATATATACTCGCCATTGCCGCATTATTAACCGTATCTACTGGATTCGCACAACCTGCCGCAAACGCCCGGAATATCTTAGATAAAGCATACAGCACCTATGAAAATTCCAACGGCATCAAAATGACGTTTAACATTACCACCACCGACGAAAACGGAACGGCATACCAACCCCAGAAGGGGACGGCACGGGTAAAAGGCAATAAGTTTAAAATCGAAATGCCAACCATCGATACCTGGTTCGATGGAAAAACCCAATGGGTTTTGATGAAAGACCTCAACGAAGTAAATATCAGCCATCCATCAAACGAAGAGATTGCCTCCATCAGCCCACTGGCGTTGCTGAGCATGTACAAAACCGGGTTCACGCTAGACACCCCTGCATCGGGAATCATCAATGGGAAGAATGCATTCGTTATAAACATGTCTCCAACGGGAAGCAAAAGTGATTTCAAAAAAATATCCGTGGGTATTGATAAAAAAACCAACTCCGTTTTACAAGTGGATATCACCCTGAAAAACGGGATGAGAAACAAAATTGATATCAACGATTACAACACCAATTATAATTTCACCGATACTGAATTTATCTTCAACAAAGACCAACACAAAGGAGTTGAAGTTGTGGATTTGAGATAA
- the trxB gene encoding thioredoxin-disulfide reductase → MRNKVRCLIIGSGPAGYTAAIYASRANLEPVLFEGLQPGGQLTTTTEVENFPGYPEGITGPELMEDLKKQALRYGTEIFPGRATSVDFSVRPFKVTIDNEHMIEADTVIISTGATAKYLGLPDETKYAGQGVSACATCDGFFYRKKKVAVVGGGDTACEEATYLSGLADKVYLVVRKPYLRASQIMQERVMNNPKIEILFEHNAVGLYGEKGVEGVHLVKRMGEPDEEKIDLAIDGFFLAIGHTPNTDIFKNFLELDEVGYIKIDNPTSKTNIEGVFAAGDVADPNYRQAITAAGMGCRAAMDAERYLSEKGL, encoded by the coding sequence ATGAGGAATAAAGTAAGATGCCTGATCATCGGGTCGGGACCCGCGGGATACACAGCAGCTATCTATGCTTCGCGTGCCAACCTGGAACCTGTCTTATTTGAAGGACTACAGCCCGGTGGGCAGCTGACAACCACAACCGAAGTGGAAAATTTCCCAGGCTATCCCGAAGGGATCACCGGGCCAGAACTGATGGAAGACCTGAAAAAGCAAGCTCTGCGATACGGAACCGAGATTTTTCCGGGAAGGGCCACCTCCGTGGATTTTTCGGTACGCCCGTTTAAGGTAACGATCGACAACGAGCACATGATTGAAGCCGACACCGTAATTATTTCTACCGGTGCAACCGCCAAGTACCTGGGTCTGCCCGATGAAACCAAATACGCCGGACAAGGTGTTTCGGCCTGCGCTACCTGCGACGGTTTTTTCTACCGCAAAAAAAAGGTGGCCGTGGTAGGAGGCGGAGATACCGCCTGTGAAGAAGCTACCTATTTGTCGGGACTGGCAGACAAGGTCTACCTGGTTGTGCGTAAGCCTTACCTGCGCGCATCCCAGATCATGCAGGAGAGGGTAATGAACAATCCAAAAATCGAAATTCTTTTCGAACACAATGCCGTAGGGCTGTACGGAGAAAAAGGCGTGGAAGGAGTACATCTGGTAAAACGTATGGGCGAACCCGATGAAGAGAAAATTGATCTCGCCATCGACGGATTTTTCCTAGCTATCGGACACACACCCAATACCGACATCTTTAAAAACTTTTTGGAACTCGACGAGGTGGGATACATCAAGATAGACAATCCAACATCAAAAACCAACATCGAAGGTGTTTTTGCCGCAGGTGACGTAGCCGACCCGAATTACCGCCAGGCCATTACGGCTGCCGGAATGGGATGCCGCGCCGCCATGGATGCCGAGAGGTACCTGTCGGAAAAAGGATTATGA
- the uvrA gene encoding excinuclease ABC subunit UvrA: MTPETERIEVYGARVHNLKNIDVTIPRDSLTVITGLSGSGKSSLAFDTVFAEGQRRYIETFSAYARGFLSKMERPDVDKITGLSPVISIEQKTTNRNPRSTVGTTTEIYDFLRLLYARAGEAFSYITGEKMVKYTEEQILELILTRYAGKKIYILAPVIRNRKGHYKELFEQIRKKGFISVRVDGEIREILPGMKLDRYKNHSIEVLVDKLAVSNKFEDKLRSSVRTAMKQGSGLILIQDTVSGEVRHYSRELMCPTTGLSYNEPAPHNFSFNSPLGACPKCKGIGTIDSIDTEKVIPDPSISIAKGGIVPLGKEKSNLFFWQVAAICEKYGVTLQTPIQDIPQDAIDEIIYGTDERLKIKNESLGNSNYMVSYEGIAKYIDMQQDDDASASAQKWAGQFISTSVCPECNGQRLNREALHFKINGKNIAELSHMDIQQLHDWIVDAGDHVSEKQQLIAEEINKEILSRLRFLIDVGLGYLSLSRASASLSGGESQRIRLATQIGSQLVNVLYILDEPSIGLHQRDNHRLIDSLKKLRDSGNSVVVVEHDKDMMLASDYVVDMGPFAGQKGGEVVFEGTPEEMLKKNTLTSNYLNGKIEIKIPGKRRKGNGKTLIVEGATGNNLKNVTVRFPLGTFICVTGVSGSGKSTLINETLQPILSQKFYRSLKDPMPYKEVHGIKNVDKVVSVDQSPIGRTPRSNPATYTGVFSDIRTLFSGMPEAKIRGYKPGRFSFNVKGGRCEACGGNGYKTLEMNFLPDVMVPCEGCHGKRYNRETLEVRFKGKSIADVLNMSINEAVDFFENIPNILHKIKVLQEVGLGYIKLGQSSTTLSGGESQRVKLAAELARTDTGNTLYVLDEPTTGLHFEDIRILLGVLNKLVDKGNTVIVIEHNLDIIKCADYIIDLGPEGGEKGGNVLVAGTPEEIIKHKGSYTAKYLKEEL; encoded by the coding sequence ATGACTCCTGAGACAGAACGTATTGAAGTGTATGGCGCACGCGTACACAACCTCAAAAATATTGACGTAACCATCCCGCGCGATTCACTTACGGTTATTACCGGATTGAGCGGAAGCGGCAAGTCGTCCCTGGCCTTCGACACCGTTTTTGCCGAAGGGCAACGGCGTTATATAGAAACATTTTCGGCCTATGCCCGTGGATTTTTAAGCAAAATGGAACGTCCCGATGTGGATAAAATTACCGGATTAAGCCCCGTCATTTCCATCGAACAAAAAACCACCAACCGAAATCCACGTTCTACCGTTGGCACCACCACAGAAATTTACGACTTCCTACGGTTGCTTTATGCCCGTGCCGGAGAAGCGTTCTCGTACATTACGGGCGAGAAAATGGTAAAATATACCGAAGAGCAAATTCTGGAACTGATCTTAACCCGGTATGCCGGAAAAAAAATATACATCCTCGCACCCGTTATACGAAACAGGAAAGGACATTACAAAGAGTTGTTCGAGCAAATCCGGAAAAAGGGATTTATCAGTGTCCGCGTGGACGGCGAGATCCGGGAAATTCTGCCGGGGATGAAGCTGGACAGGTACAAGAACCACAGCATCGAAGTACTGGTGGACAAACTAGCCGTGTCCAACAAGTTTGAAGATAAGCTCAGATCGAGTGTCAGAACTGCCATGAAGCAGGGTTCGGGGCTGATACTCATCCAGGACACCGTGTCCGGCGAGGTGCGCCACTACAGCCGCGAGTTAATGTGCCCTACCACCGGATTATCCTACAACGAACCCGCTCCGCACAATTTCTCGTTCAACTCACCATTAGGCGCATGCCCCAAATGCAAAGGGATAGGGACCATCGACTCCATCGATACGGAAAAGGTCATCCCCGATCCCTCCATAAGTATTGCCAAAGGCGGAATCGTGCCGCTAGGAAAAGAAAAAAGCAACCTGTTTTTCTGGCAAGTTGCTGCCATTTGCGAAAAATACGGAGTTACGCTGCAGACGCCCATCCAGGATATCCCGCAAGATGCTATCGACGAAATTATCTACGGTACCGACGAACGCCTGAAAATCAAAAACGAGTCACTGGGTAACTCCAACTACATGGTAAGTTACGAAGGAATTGCCAAGTACATCGATATGCAACAGGATGATGACGCATCGGCTTCTGCGCAAAAATGGGCGGGACAATTCATATCGACGTCGGTTTGTCCGGAGTGTAACGGGCAACGGCTCAACCGGGAGGCACTTCACTTCAAAATTAACGGCAAGAACATTGCTGAGTTGTCGCACATGGATATCCAACAGCTGCACGACTGGATTGTAGATGCCGGTGATCACGTTTCAGAAAAACAGCAGCTCATTGCCGAAGAGATCAACAAGGAGATTCTTTCGCGGTTGCGCTTTCTTATTGATGTCGGACTGGGTTACCTTTCCCTTTCCCGCGCATCGGCATCGCTCTCGGGCGGGGAAAGCCAGCGTATCCGGCTGGCTACGCAGATCGGTTCGCAATTGGTAAACGTATTGTATATCCTGGATGAACCCAGTATCGGATTGCATCAACGGGATAACCACCGGCTGATCGATTCGTTGAAAAAACTGCGCGATTCCGGCAACTCCGTAGTGGTGGTCGAGCACGATAAAGACATGATGCTTGCATCCGACTATGTGGTAGACATGGGTCCGTTTGCCGGACAAAAAGGAGGCGAAGTGGTTTTTGAAGGCACTCCCGAAGAGATGCTCAAGAAGAATACGCTAACCTCCAATTACCTGAACGGAAAAATAGAAATCAAGATTCCCGGGAAACGGCGCAAAGGGAACGGCAAAACATTGATTGTCGAAGGCGCAACTGGCAACAACCTGAAAAATGTCACCGTACGATTTCCGTTGGGAACATTCATATGCGTAACGGGAGTGTCGGGGAGCGGCAAATCTACGCTTATCAACGAAACGTTACAACCTATCCTGAGCCAGAAATTCTACCGTTCCCTGAAAGACCCGATGCCGTACAAAGAGGTGCACGGCATAAAAAACGTGGATAAAGTAGTTAGTGTGGACCAGTCTCCCATCGGGAGGACTCCCCGCTCGAATCCTGCAACTTACACGGGTGTATTTAGCGATATCCGCACCCTGTTTTCCGGAATGCCTGAAGCAAAAATCCGCGGATACAAACCCGGACGATTCTCATTTAACGTCAAAGGCGGGCGTTGCGAAGCCTGTGGGGGGAACGGATATAAAACACTGGAAATGAATTTTCTACCCGATGTAATGGTTCCTTGTGAAGGATGCCACGGGAAAAGATACAACCGGGAAACACTGGAAGTACGGTTTAAAGGGAAATCCATTGCTGACGTACTCAACATGTCGATCAACGAGGCGGTAGATTTCTTCGAAAACATTCCCAACATCCTGCATAAGATAAAGGTGCTTCAGGAGGTCGGACTGGGATATATCAAGCTCGGACAATCGTCCACTACCCTCTCGGGCGGAGAAAGCCAACGGGTAAAACTTGCGGCCGAACTGGCCCGGACCGACACCGGAAATACCCTTTACGTACTGGATGAGCCCACTACAGGATTGCATTTCGAGGACATCAGGATTTTATTGGGAGTACTCAATAAACTGGTGGACAAGGGAAATACAGTTATTGTTATCGAACACAATCTCGACATCATCAAGTGTGCCGACTACATCATCGATCTTGGTCCAGAGGGCGGGGAAAAGGGCGGAAATGTGCTTGTCGCGGGAACACCCGAGGAGATAATTAAGCACAAGGGTAGCTATACGGCAAAGTACCTGAAGGAAGAGTTGTGA
- a CDS encoding DNA translocase FtsK 4TM domain-containing protein has protein sequence MAKSTKRKRKKTTTATARKRRTAIISFLKNERVRFIFGILVAFLGIFTLLAIISFFFTGAADQSKVLNKSFWELTQDKQLEVDNWTSTGGAFLAETLVNKWFGIFSILIPFFVIYLGLRLMKVSDFSFIKVLLITAFGLVCGSITSAFIFGRLFPKSHINWGGAHGSQIERLLESSIGVPGMILLVLLFILIIVIVFRQSSMHKIQETLINSKPTFNGNKESQPPIELEFDEKEEPEEKKKPGIWRKLFSFKKTDKPETETEPEVLLQNREQTPLPVTQNTVPPIRKKEPANNVFEVFVPKDEIQVAENKPEEKASPLAESDTNEETDPDVEILEDYDPKKDLSSFAFPTMDLLKVYNTGNRQVDMQEQNENKDKIIRTLRNYGIEITSIKATVGPTITLYEIVPQAGVRISRIRNLEDDIALSLSALGIRIIAPMPGKGTIGIEVPNKEPQIVSMQSVIASVKFQECTYDLPVALGKTITNEVFIFDLAKMPHLLVAGATGQGKSVGLNAIITSLLYKKHPSEMKMVLIDPKMVEFNIYSTIEKHYLAKLPDEEKAIITDVTKVTQTLNSLTKEMDDRYELLMRAHVRAIKEYNEKFIKRKLNPKNGHRYLPYIVVVIDEFGDLIMTAGKEIEMPIARIAQKARAVGMHMVIATQRPTTNIITGTIKANFPARMAFRVTSQIDSRTILDATGANQLIGRGDMLFSQGSNLIRIQCAFVDTPEIEDISQYIGKQRGYESAFALPEVVSADSEDKPGAVDLNERDTLFDEAARLIVIHQQGSTSLIQRKFSIGYNRAGRLMDQLETAGIVGPAQGSKPRDVYISDEYSLEKLLDSLR, from the coding sequence ATGGCAAAATCAACAAAACGAAAAAGGAAAAAGACAACAACTGCCACTGCAAGAAAGCGGAGGACCGCCATAATCAGTTTTTTAAAAAATGAAAGGGTTCGTTTCATTTTCGGCATTCTCGTTGCTTTTCTGGGAATATTCACGTTGCTGGCAATCATCTCTTTCTTTTTTACCGGGGCGGCAGATCAAAGTAAAGTGCTCAACAAGTCCTTCTGGGAACTGACTCAGGATAAGCAACTGGAAGTAGATAACTGGACGAGCACCGGGGGCGCTTTTTTAGCTGAAACCCTTGTTAACAAATGGTTTGGCATATTTTCGATACTTATTCCCTTTTTCGTCATTTATTTAGGATTGAGGCTGATGAAGGTTTCCGACTTCAGCTTTATAAAAGTGCTGCTTATCACTGCCTTTGGGCTGGTTTGCGGTTCCATCACGAGTGCCTTTATCTTCGGAAGGCTGTTTCCCAAAAGCCACATCAACTGGGGAGGTGCTCACGGAAGTCAGATCGAGCGCCTGCTCGAAAGCAGCATCGGGGTACCGGGAATGATCCTTCTCGTACTTTTGTTCATCCTTATCATCGTGATTGTCTTCCGACAAAGCTCAATGCACAAGATCCAGGAGACACTCATCAATAGCAAACCCACCTTTAACGGAAATAAAGAGAGCCAACCCCCCATTGAACTCGAGTTTGACGAAAAAGAAGAACCGGAGGAGAAAAAAAAACCGGGCATCTGGAGAAAACTGTTCTCTTTCAAAAAGACGGACAAGCCGGAAACAGAGACCGAACCGGAAGTTTTGCTGCAAAACAGGGAACAAACACCTCTTCCCGTTACGCAGAACACAGTCCCGCCCATCCGAAAAAAAGAGCCGGCGAACAACGTTTTCGAGGTTTTTGTTCCGAAAGACGAAATACAGGTTGCCGAAAACAAACCCGAAGAGAAGGCTTCACCGCTGGCTGAGTCGGATACAAACGAGGAAACGGATCCGGATGTGGAAATTCTGGAAGACTACGACCCTAAAAAGGACTTGTCCTCATTTGCATTCCCTACCATGGACCTGCTCAAGGTATACAATACCGGCAACAGACAGGTGGACATGCAGGAGCAAAACGAGAATAAAGACAAAATTATCCGCACCCTCCGTAACTACGGGATAGAGATCACCTCCATAAAAGCGACTGTCGGTCCAACGATCACACTCTACGAAATTGTGCCGCAGGCAGGAGTCCGGATCTCACGAATTCGAAACCTGGAAGACGATATTGCCTTGAGCCTTTCGGCGCTGGGTATTCGTATTATCGCCCCAATGCCCGGTAAAGGGACAATCGGTATAGAAGTACCCAACAAAGAGCCACAGATTGTATCCATGCAATCGGTTATCGCTTCCGTCAAATTTCAGGAATGCACATATGATTTGCCGGTAGCGCTGGGAAAAACCATCACCAACGAGGTGTTTATTTTTGACCTGGCCAAAATGCCGCACCTGCTGGTCGCCGGAGCAACCGGACAGGGAAAGTCGGTAGGCTTGAATGCGATCATCACATCGCTGCTGTACAAAAAGCATCCGTCGGAAATGAAGATGGTGCTTATCGACCCAAAAATGGTGGAATTCAACATCTACTCCACCATTGAAAAACATTACCTGGCAAAGCTTCCCGATGAGGAGAAAGCCATCATTACCGATGTAACCAAGGTAACCCAAACACTCAACTCGCTCACCAAAGAGATGGACGACCGGTACGAACTGCTGATGCGCGCCCACGTCCGTGCCATTAAGGAATACAACGAGAAGTTCATCAAACGGAAGCTCAATCCCAAAAACGGACACAGGTACCTGCCGTATATCGTGGTGGTGATCGATGAGTTTGGCGACCTGATCATGACTGCCGGAAAAGAAATCGAGATGCCCATCGCACGTATCGCACAAAAGGCACGCGCTGTGGGTATGCACATGGTGATCGCCACACAACGCCCCACAACCAACATCATTACCGGAACCATCAAGGCCAACTTCCCCGCCCGGATGGCTTTTCGTGTAACCTCACAGATCGACTCAAGAACCATTCTCGATGCTACCGGTGCCAACCAGTTGATTGGGCGGGGTGACATGCTTTTCTCGCAGGGGAGCAACCTGATTCGTATCCAGTGCGCCTTTGTAGATACGCCCGAGATAGAGGATATTTCCCAATACATAGGTAAACAACGGGGTTATGAATCCGCATTTGCCTTGCCCGAAGTGGTATCGGCGGATAGCGAGGATAAACCCGGCGCAGTAGACCTGAACGAGCGGGATACACTCTTCGATGAAGCCGCCCGGCTTATTGTAATTCACCAGCAAGGCTCCACGTCACTGATCCAACGGAAATTTTCCATCGGGTACAACCGGGCAGGTAGGCTTATGGACCAACTGGAAACCGCCGGAATCGTAGGCCCTGCACAAGGAAGCAAGCCTCGCGATGTATATATTTCGGATGAATATTCGCTGGAAAAATTACTGGATTCCTTGAGGTAA
- the tpx gene encoding thiol peroxidase, producing MTKITFKGNPVNTGGSLPDVGSLAPDFSLVKTDLSELKLSDLKGKNVVLNIFPSLDTGVCAASVRRFNKEASSLNNTTVLCISADLPFAAGRFCGAEGLENVVTLSTFRDHSFADKYGVLMTDGPLHGLLARAVVVVNPEGRVVYTELVPEIAQEPDYESAINSIV from the coding sequence ATGACAAAAATCACATTTAAAGGAAATCCGGTAAATACCGGTGGCAGTCTGCCGGATGTGGGTTCGCTGGCACCCGATTTTTCGCTGGTAAAAACAGATCTTTCGGAATTAAAGCTATCCGATCTGAAAGGAAAGAACGTAGTTTTAAACATTTTCCCGAGCCTGGACACTGGTGTTTGTGCTGCTTCTGTCCGCAGATTCAACAAAGAAGCCAGCTCTTTAAATAATACAACCGTTCTCTGCATTTCGGCAGACCTGCCGTTTGCTGCCGGCCGCTTTTGCGGCGCTGAAGGATTGGAGAACGTGGTTACACTTTCCACTTTTCGCGACCACTCATTCGCCGACAAGTACGGTGTGCTCATGACAGACGGCCCGCTTCACGGATTATTGGCCCGTGCTGTGGTAGTCGTTAATCCCGAAGGGAGAGTTGTATATACCGAACTGGTTCCCGAGATTGCACAGGAGCCGGATTATGAATCTGCAATCAACTCGATAGTGTAG